The Antarcticibacterium flavum genome contains the following window.
ATACAACTGGAACTAAAGCTGCATAAATCCCTGGCTTTCCTTTCCTCCCTTATTTTGATCACCTCGTTCTATGTTTTCTTTGCCGGCCGTGAAGGGCAATGGGATATATTTACCCACAGCTTTATGGCCGGCAGTATTTTTTTCCTTATCCGGCTTTTAAAAAAGCCGGATGAAGATTATAAAAATGCAGTGTACGCAGGCCTCTTCCTGGGAGCGAGCTTAATGAGCAAAGGTCCGGTATCAGTCTACGCTCTGTTCCTGCCTTTCCTTATTAGCTATGCGTTCACTTTTAGATTCAAAAATCTACAGCTTAAATGGAAGTCACTGCTGTTAATGGTTGTTATTGGGCTACTTACCGGGGGTTGGTGGACCTTACTCGTGCATTATTATGACCCGGCCGAATTTACCCGCATTGCAGAGGTAGAGAGTGATCGCTGGTTTAATTATAACGTGCGACCATTTTATTATTACTGGAGTTTCTTTACCCAAAGCGGCATTTGGACCATCCCGGCACTTATGGGATTGGGATATTGGTACCTTAAACCAAAAATCTCTAAACCCGGTGCCTATAAATTTTTCTTCCTGTGGGTTGTCTGCTCTGTGGTACTTCTGTCCATAATTCCTGAAAAGAAAAGCAGGTACCTGCTTCCCGTCCTCATCCCGCTGGCCACCACTACAGGTTTTTATGCAGAATATGTTATAAAGAACTTTAAAAATAAATTTAAAGTCCTTGAAAAGATCCCAGTTTACTTCAACTTTGTAGTGCTTATAATAATCTCGCTGGCTATCCCTGTAACATTGGTAGTAATTGCAGGAACAGAGATCCTGGAAATGAAATGGACTTTCTTCATTTTTTCCATACTTATGTTAGGATGCGCTTTAGCATTTATTTACGCACTTATAAAAAAGAATATGAAGTTGCTTTTTGGGCTGCAGGTAAGCCTCATGATCATAATTATTGCAGCAGGTTTTCCACTGTTGAAATTAATAAACCCGGAAAGAAATTCTCCTAATGTAGCTCACATAAAAGAACTAAGTATTAAGGAAAACCTCAAGGTATACGATTATAAGAGTATGTTGCCAGAGCTGGTTTGGCATTTTGGGACTTCGATCCCACAGGTTCTGGAAAAAACTCCCGCTCCTACCGCCAAAAGATTTCTTCTGCTGGTAGAGGAAAGTGCTTTTCCCGAATGGAAAAAGGACTTCCCTGAATATAAAACTGAAGCCCTAGGGGTACTGGACCTCAACCCGGTTCATCAAACAGGTACAAATAACCGTCTTATTCGAAATTACTACCTTCTTATCCTGCAGGAACCCTAAAACGCCTCATAAGGTAATTGTGGAGTAAGGAAAACAAATACCCGAAAAGAGCACCAATAAACATCCCCGTCAAAATATCCCCGGGATAGTGTACTCCAAGGTATACCCTGCTATACGATACCAGCAGGGACCAGCCAAGTAAGAAGTAGATGAGATAGTGGTAATACTTCTTTAAAATAATTCCCAGGAACACTGCCACTCCCATGGAGTTGGAAGCATGTGCAGAAAAATACCCATACCTGCCACAACGTTTAGCCACAAAACGGGCATATTCCATCACTCCTTCCTGTCCGCAAGGGCGTAGGCGCATGAAATGATCTTTAAAGATATTGCCAAGCTGGTCTGTAACCGTAATGAGCAGGGCGATAAGGATTGCTGTAATTATAGCTCCTTTTAATTTAAACTTTCTAAAGATTAAATAAAGCAGCAAGGCATAGAGAGGAATGGCTGTCCATTTTTCTGTAACCAGCAGCCAAAAAGGATCCCAGGTGAAATTTCCGAGATTGTTAAAATAAAAGAACAGCTGGCGATCCAGCTCGTTTATTTTTTCCAGCATTTATCTACTCTTCGTAACGGGATACCTCCCTGTCATAAAACTCATTCGCCTGGGTGATCAAATCCTCAGCTTGTTCGGCCAGTTCTTTTTCATCACTCTGGTCAAAATCTTCGAGCCACTCCACATCGTCGTTTTCAAGATTTATAATAAATCGTGGATATTCTGTATGTACAACAAAAATGGCATCGGGATAATCTGTATTATCACCTAAAAGGAATTTTGGAAAATCCATAGATCGTTTAGTTTCTATTAAAATTAAATGTTTCAGAAAAGATCATTCTTCATCTTGTTTCTGAAGGTTATTCTTCACATCAAACAGCTGGCTTTTCGAGGGCTGTTTCCTGCTTCAGGATCAATTCTTTGCTAAGATAGTTAAATCTAAAATGAAGCATCACTGCTGAAGCTGTTAAACCCGCGAGAAGACCCAACCAGATGCCCATACTTCCCAGCTGATCTTCCCGTCCAAAATAGATAGATACAGGGAAACCAATGATCCAGTACGCAACAAAACAGATAAGCGTAGGGATCTTCACATCCTGAAGCCCCCTTAGCGCTCCCAATATCACCACCTGCAAACCATCGCTTAACTGGAATAGAGCCGCTATTACCAGTAGTTGCGCTGCCAGTAGGATCACCTCCATATTATCTATATATAAAGTTGGCAGCCAGTCTTTCATGAGAATAAACCCAATCGCAAACACCGCCTCGATAAGGAATACCAGGAGGAAGGTAGAAAAAGCTATTCGTCTTAGATCCCTGTAATTCCTTAATCCCTTTTGGTTTCCTACCCTTATCGTGGCAGTAACTCCAAGCCCCACTGCGATCATAAAGGTCATTGAAGCCAGGTTGAGGGCGATTTGGTTTGCTGCCTGTGGATTCGTTCCCAGAGTTCCCGCAAGAATAATAGTACCGGTAAAAATACCCACTTCAAAGAACATTTGTAGTGCAGTGGGAAAGCCAAGTGATAAAAGACGTTTAAATATTTCAGGCTTTATAAGGTTTCTTTTACTCCAAATAAAGTAATCCCTGAATTTCTTCTTTCTCCTAAGGATTTCCCAAATGAACCACAGCATAAAGAAGCGGGAAATGAGCGTTCCAATGGCAGCCCCTTCCAGCTCCAGTCTTGGAAATATCCATATCCCGTAAATAAGAAGGAAGTTTGCCACTACATTCACCACATTGGCAATAAGGGTAGCATACATTGCATATTTGGTTTGGGAGAGCCCATCTGCAAACTGCTTATAGCCCTGGAAGATCATTAGAGGGATCATCGAGAAAGCTACGATCTCCAGATAGGGAATTGCAAGCTCCACCACCTCGGGCGGCTGGTCCAGGTGGTATAGGATAGGTTTGGCCAGCAGTAGCAAGAGGAACAAAAAGACTCCGCTTGTAGCACTCAGGATGATCCCATGATGGAAGTAGCTGCGGCCTTTATCAAGATCCCCGGCGCCATCGGCCTCTGCGATCAAGGGTGTGATGGCAAAAGAAAATCCTATTCCCAGGGACAAGGCAATGAAAACCAAACTATTCCCAAGTGAAACAGCTGCCAGGGGA
Protein-coding sequences here:
- a CDS encoding ArnT family glycosyltransferase encodes the protein MKLLPHLYHKYPQLLLLLAGSLVFLMNLDALFVNIMEARNFITAREMLVHDNWIFTTMNEMPRYQKPPLPTWLTAISAGIFGEESLYAYRLPAALASLFLMWIFYRIQLELKLHKSLAFLSSLILITSFYVFFAGREGQWDIFTHSFMAGSIFFLIRLLKKPDEDYKNAVYAGLFLGASLMSKGPVSVYALFLPFLISYAFTFRFKNLQLKWKSLLLMVVIGLLTGGWWTLLVHYYDPAEFTRIAEVESDRWFNYNVRPFYYYWSFFTQSGIWTIPALMGLGYWYLKPKISKPGAYKFFFLWVVCSVVLLSIIPEKKSRYLLPVLIPLATTTGFYAEYVIKNFKNKFKVLEKIPVYFNFVVLIIISLAIPVTLVVIAGTEILEMKWTFFIFSILMLGCALAFIYALIKKNMKLLFGLQVSLMIIIIAAGFPLLKLINPERNSPNVAHIKELSIKENLKVYDYKSMLPELVWHFGTSIPQVLEKTPAPTAKRFLLLVEESAFPEWKKDFPEYKTEALGVLDLNPVHQTGTNNRLIRNYYLLILQEP
- a CDS encoding phosphatase PAP2 family protein is translated as MLEKINELDRQLFFYFNNLGNFTWDPFWLLVTEKWTAIPLYALLLYLIFRKFKLKGAIITAILIALLITVTDQLGNIFKDHFMRLRPCGQEGVMEYARFVAKRCGRYGYFSAHASNSMGVAVFLGIILKKYYHYLIYFLLGWSLLVSYSRVYLGVHYPGDILTGMFIGALFGYLFSLLHNYLMRRFRVPAG
- a CDS encoding MATE family efflux transporter → MQLSQYTREFRTNLNIAFPVMMGQLGHVLVGLVDNLMIGRLGAAPLAAVSLGNSLVFIALSLGIGFSFAITPLIAEADGAGDLDKGRSYFHHGIILSATSGVFLFLLLLLAKPILYHLDQPPEVVELAIPYLEIVAFSMIPLMIFQGYKQFADGLSQTKYAMYATLIANVVNVVANFLLIYGIWIFPRLELEGAAIGTLISRFFMLWFIWEILRRKKKFRDYFIWSKRNLIKPEIFKRLLSLGFPTALQMFFEVGIFTGTIILAGTLGTNPQAANQIALNLASMTFMIAVGLGVTATIRVGNQKGLRNYRDLRRIAFSTFLLVFLIEAVFAIGFILMKDWLPTLYIDNMEVILLAAQLLVIAALFQLSDGLQVVILGALRGLQDVKIPTLICFVAYWIIGFPVSIYFGREDQLGSMGIWLGLLAGLTASAVMLHFRFNYLSKELILKQETALEKPAV